The following proteins are co-located in the Oenanthe melanoleuca isolate GR-GAL-2019-014 chromosome 4, OMel1.0, whole genome shotgun sequence genome:
- the UCHL1 gene encoding ubiquitin carboxyl-terminal hydrolase isozyme L1 — protein sequence MAWQPMEINPEMLNKVLSRLGVGPGWRFVDVLGFEDEALRAVPSPACALLLLFPLTEQHENFRKQQTEKIKDQEISSKVYFLKQTVSNSCGTIGLIHAVANNKDKLKLEEGSALKKFLDETADLSPEERAKHLANNKAIQEVHNSVAQEGQCRVEDNSVNFHFILFVNVDGHLYELDGRMPFPVNHGTSSDDLLLKDSAKICRQFTEREKGEVRFSAVAFCKSA from the exons ATGGCCTGGCAGCCGATGGAGATCAACCCCGAG ATGCTGAACAAA GTGCTGTCCCGCCTCGGGGTGGGTCCTGGCTGGCGCTTCGTGGACGTGCTGGGCTTCGAGGATGAGGCGCTGCGCGCCGTGCCCAGCCCGGCCTgcgcgctgctgctgctgttcccgCTCACCGAGCAG CATGAAAACTTCAGGAAGCAACAgactgagaaaataaaggaCCAGGAGATCAGTTCCAAAGTGTATTTCCTGAAGCAGACCGTCAGTAACTCCTGTGGGACAATTGGTCTGATACATGCAGTTGCTAATAACAAAGACAAATTGAAACTTG AGGAGGGGTCTGCCCTGAAGAAGTTTCTTGATGAAACAGCTGATTTGTCCCCTGAAGAAAGAGCTAAGCATTTGGCAAATAATAAG GCTATCCAAGAAGTCCACAATTCTGTTGCGCAAGAAGGACAATGTCGG GTTGAGGACAACAGTGTGAACTTCCACTTCATCCTATTTGTCAATGTGGATGGACACCTGTATGAATTGG ATGGCCGTATGCCATTTCCTGTAAACCATGGCACAAGCTCGGATGACTTGCTGTTGAAG GATTCTGCTAAGATCTGCAGACAATTTACAGAGCGTGAAAAAGGAGAAGTTCGTTTTTCTGCTGTGGCTTTCTGCAAGTCTGCTTAA